From the Hemicordylus capensis ecotype Gifberg chromosome 1, rHemCap1.1.pri, whole genome shotgun sequence genome, the window TCTTAACCAGACCACCATCTATCTGGTTAAGGTGGAACTTATAACCCCTTCCCACCTCttcaggggcgaggggcccattaaaatggtccgcccaaagaggttattggatccagtaagattccaagaagccttggagggattcaatgttggctttgctggtgatcttgttgatgccctggttgagaactggaacaactcactcaccagggcagtagacacgattgcccccaagcgtcccctctgacccacttcaaaactggccctttggtatatggaagatctgcggggactgaagtggcaaggtaggcaactggagcgcaagtggagaaagactcgactcgaatctgacagactaCGACATAgtgcacatttaaagatctatgctcaggcaatacgtactgcaaagaagtgcttcttttctgcctgcattgcctctgcgagttcacgtccagcggagttgttcagggttgtgaggagacttgaggatgtggacaagctgcttggggtggtgaggcctatcgcttattctcttgacccttgtccaacatgacttgttctgtctagcagggaggctgttgtagacagcctggtggaaatcataaatgcttctctgagggagggcaggatgcctgcttgtcttaaggaagcaatcattagacctcttctaaagaagcctacattagtttcctcagagttgagcaattataggcctgtctccaacctcccatggctgggcaaggtaattgagagggtggtggcctctcagctccaggcagtcttggaggaaactgattatctagacccatttcaaaccggttttcaggtgggctacggggtggagacttccttggtcggcctgatgcatgatctccaattggcaattgacagaggaagtgtgactctgttggtccttttggatctctcagcggcttttgatactattgaccatagtatccttctggaacgtctgagagtgttgggggtgggaggcactgttttacagtggcgcCGCTGCTACcgctcggacagattccagatggtgttaattggagactgttgctctttgagatctgagcttaagtatggtgtccctcaaggctccgtactttctccaatgctttttaacatctacatgaaactgctgggagagatcatcaggggatttggagctgggtgttaccagtacgctgatgacacccagatctacttctccatgccaacttcttcaggaactggcatatcctctctaaatacctgcctggaagcagcaatgggctggatgagggagaataaactgaagctgaatccagataagacagagatacttattgtactcggtcagaactctagagacaattttgatctacctgttctagatgggggtcacacttccccaaaagaaacaggttcgcaatctgggagtacttctggattcacacctctccctgatttctcaggttgaggcggtggccaggggtgctttctatcagctccggctgatacgccagctgcgcccgtttctcgagatcaatgacctcaaaactgtggtacgtttgttggtaacctccagactggacttctgtaatgcactctacatggggctgcctttgtatgtagtccggaaacttcagctggttcagaatgcggcagccaggttggtctctgggtcatctcggagagaccatgttactcctttactgatggagttacactggctaacactggctgccaataggttgctgcatgaaatacaaagtgctagttataacttacaaagccctaaacggcttaggtcctggttaTCTAAGacagcgtcttcttcattacaagccccaccgcccattgaggtcatccgaggagatccgtctccagttaccgccgactcgtttggtggctacacagagacgggccttctcagtcgctgccccgagattgtggaatgcactccctgctgagatatgatcctccccatctctggcaattttcaaaaaacacctgaaaacccatctcttcacccaagcttactcagcatcctaaattttggggttttaaaatctggtacattttaaaaatttaaaacctgatttcgagggttttaaatactgtaatggtttaactgttgttttaaaatgtttttaaattgttagttgttatattgtttttaatttgttttcgctctttactgttttagtggtttgttttaactgtaaaccgccctgagccattttggaagggcggtatataaaccaaatcaaatcaaatcaatcaataaaatattagGTAAAGTGAAATTTTCAACCAAGTGGCTTGGCCCCCCTAGTTCTGGAGGATCAGAACCACTCTGTTACCCAAGTTAATGGAGAAACTCCAGACGGTTGGACTCTCTTCTGAATCTCTAATTACTGTGCAGTTTGATCAAGCCAATAGAATGATAGAACATCTTCTAGATATCGAATCACAAGAAGAGAGAATCAAACTCCCTAACTGTACTAAGAATTGGTGGATCATCTCAATTTTAGCTCCAGCAAGCTATCTTCATAATTTGACATGTCCAATCCATCAGAGAGCCTTCACCTTAGCTTGTTATAATGTTTTCCCATCAGCTTGGTTGGAAGGGAGATACAAAAAGACACCCTATCACCTGAGCATGTGATCCTGTGGATCAGACGAAGTTGATGATTTGGCTaatattttatgttgttgtaaattaTACAGCAATCCAggtagcaaattgattttacctCTTTTAGAGAACCTTCAGGGAAGACCAGTGGATTTTAACCTATCTTCTTGTGGATAAGACTGTATTTGTTACTTCTTGTGTCTTGTCCATTGCATACAAGATCCCTCAAGCAatggtgaaggcctgccccccaTAAGTTAGGTAAGGATGTCCCTGATGGGTAAACTTCCTCTGCCTAAATGCTactgtgatatctgacagactgtaccaactgcattgaatGTCAACCTTGTAcataatgctgaaatctggtcaagtactgTAATAAAGAGGTTGTATTGTTGTAGGGTTACATACAGTGCTCACTTCTTGTTCTCATTTGAAGCTGCAGTTTGTAGGGCAGGGCCATTAAGTAGAGGAGATGTACATCTCTATGGAAAATCTATATTTGCCTAGCATTGGTTGTTATTGAAATGACTGTTCAATAGGAAACAAGAAGGGCCAATCTAACTGCATTCTctgcaatttaaaaatatatatgatttTAATGAAACAAATATTAGCATTCCTAGGTTCCTTTCATACACTACTTTCTGTAATTGACAATATAACAACTGCTCCTTGGAAGAATAATTATTCATTTTCTAGTAGAAAAGGACCTTtgatctaggtggccagatttggctttaaaaaagctaAATTCTGGTTTATGGctcatttgacccacaagtataccccttaggttctggcaactctgccttTGATGCAAATATTCATGGACACAATTTAGCCAAAGTTACAATACTCTTCATTCCCATTACTTTCAGTGGGAGGTATTTTATGCCTGTACTCaactcttccactgaaataaatgggatccCTATGTGCcaaactttggctggattgtgctccATGATTTTAACACAAGCCCCCATTGTCCCAGCTATAATGATTTAATAAGTGTTGCCACATATGTTTAAAAGTTGTGTGTATGCATTTTAAGTTTTGCAGGAAATCCTGAAAATACTTTTAGAGTATGTTCCCTCCAACATACTAGTCATGTTAGGGAAGTATTACAAGAACTTACTTGCTACCCTGGTCTGCTTACTTGCTACTTGGAAGAATGGTGTAGCATAGTATGCTGAGAAATCTCTTCAACTCACTTTCCAGTCATGAACTGAAAAGGAGGCCTAAAGCAAGCCATTTAGTCCCTGATTCTATCAATCCCCTACCTGCATGGGCCACATGATGCATGAGAAAACACAGCATGGGCCAACTGTACAAGGCTGTTTGTTGTGTGAGGATTACTTTTGAACACTCCAAATAAGCTATAGGAATGCAAGTGATATCGGTTTCAATGGAATGAATGGAATTCATCTGTTGTTTTTCGATTCGGAGCGAAGGGATGCTCAGAAGGGAGATGGACAAATACTGAAAAGGCGATTGCTCATGATGCTCAtggaccacctcctcctcctctcaactAAACACCGATCCTCAAACGGTGTCGAAGCTGCTACTCATCACTTATtcatgcccccctccctccttcctctcctcgCCTCATCTGCGCCTCCCTGGCCCCTTCTGTTATGGGAAGTGGAGGAGCAAGGGTTGTTCTCCGGTTCCCCAGCCGTCCCCCGCCTCTTCTGTCCCCGGAAAACCAGCGGCTCATTGGATTCTAGCAGGAGGAGCTCTGAAGGAGGCGAAGGGAGGGAGCGGAGCTGCAAGCGTGAGGTCGGTCGTGGAAGAGATGGGAAGCCACTCTCCTCTTCCACCTTCAGCCTAGCCGCTTTAAAAATGCTTGGGATTGCACAGCAAAGCCCACAACCGTCTCACGTCCTCCTGGCTCTGGGTAAAGGCTTCGCGGGCTTCGCTGGGGGAGCCATGGTGAGGCGGCCGCCGCCGctactgctgctgcagctactTCCAGTAACCTGATCCAGCCCCAAAGACATCGGTGTGGTACGTCGGCTTGACGACAGGGTCAGAAAGCCCAGGCAGGGAGCCGTCGCCGCCGACGCCAAAACACACCCAAGCAAAAGTGGTGAGTGATTGgcaggcaccccacccccgagaTGTATTGTCTGCAGCCAGAGGGACGGTGTTGTTGTCCATTCGCGGTTGTTTGGGGAGGGTGAGGGTCGGCGGGAGGGCGAGAGAAGCAGCGGGGGCTCACCGTGGGTTGCTGAGTGTCAATGCATAGTGGTGGAGGGGGTAGCCGGGAAGGGTGTTTCTGCTGGGGAGCAGGTCTGCAGCCCCGCCGCGCCAAGGCAGAAGAGGAGGCGGTGTGTGTCCAAAATCAGAAGCTCGGCAAGGAGGTCGGGAGCAGCGAGCCGCACTCCAGGCACAGAAGGAAGAAATCGGGAAATGGTGCATTGAAAACAcacgcgcgcggggggggggagtgctggtgCTCTCTCTCGGGAGGAGCGGTGGTGGGGACCACGATGACACCTTCTGCCACCCACTTACTCACTCTCCTTCGCTTTGCCTTAGTGGAAGTTCAAGGTTGCTAGACAACAGTGCGGGGGAGAAGGCGGGGGGGCGAGGTTCTCTTCTTCACCGCCCCACCCCTACCTTTTATATTCTGTGAGGAAAGGGGGGAGGTCTTAAAAATCTACACAACCAACCAAGTTAaccaagatgggggggggggagcaggagctGCCTTCCGCGCAGCCGCCGCCGCTCGTGCCCAGGAGGACCCCCTTGCGCCCGCCCCCCGCGTAGGACTTCGCAAGTTCTCGGAGAACTAAGAGCGGGCGTGCGGCTGTCAACATACGCCCCTAAACCCCCTCCTCCGCATCACCACCCGAGCCCCGCTTTGGGCTGTCCGTCCGCGCAATAATTGCCGAGAGCTGCTGGCTTCTCTTCTAGTCGCTGCTTCGCTCCCCGACCCTTCCGCCTTCTGGGCGTGGAAAGGAGACGCAGAGCCCTGCTAATCCCACAATGGTACTAGATTACCTTCTAGCGAGGTGGTTTATTTGTATGAGTTAACCTCCCGGTTTTGCTTGTCTGTTTTtaaaccttctcctcctccacccattGCAGATTCTGTAGGAAGCTAGGCATGGTGGATCCGGTGGCGGATACGAGCGAGGAGAATTGCACGGACTCTGGGGATGCAGAAGCAGGTGGAGAAGAggccccggcggcggcggcggcggcggcgactccagcaacaacagcagcagcagcctccccggCCGCGGGTGCTGCAGCTCAGCCGCCAGCGGCGCCGCCTGTTGAAGAGTCGGGGAAACTCCGCGAAGAGTCGCCGATGCTGCACCTGGACCTGTACAACTTCGACTGCCCGGAGGCGGAAGGCAGCCGCTACGTGCTCACCAGCCCTCGCTCGCTGGAAGCCTGCGCCCGCTGCGCCGTCAAACCGGTGGAGCTGCTGCCCAGGTTGCTGAGCGAGCTGGTGAAGGAGGCTCCGGGCAGATCCATGCGGGTGGCAGCCGGCCTCTACGAAGTCTACGAGATGGACCGGCAGAGGAAGCTGCAGCAGTGcagggaggaaagggaaaggattATCCGCGAGGAGAAGAGGCGGCTCTTCACGCCCCTGCTGATTGGCAGCCTCCCTTCCTCGCCGGCGTCCCGGATCTCTTTCAAAAGCACGGTGGTCAATGGGAGCTGCACTCCGGCGGGCCAGCCCAACGctggctgcccccctccccactcaggcACCAGGACCAAGAAGAGCTACTCCCTGGACTCCTTGCAAAAGAGGAGGGAGGGCTTATCCACAAAAACCTCCTCCGACTCGGGGGCATCTTCGTCCTTCAGTGGAGACAGCTTTAGGGACAAATGGCCCAAGGAGTTGCCCAGCACTAGGACGGTGGCTACCATGGTGGGCCGAAGTTTCAGCTTGGGGGACCTATGCCATTCCCCCCAGACCACCAAGAAAGTGGAGAGGATAGTCAAggaggtgaagaagaagaaaggcctCAAGGTGGTGTCGGAGAGGGACCGGAAGATTGCCGCCCTGATGATAGCCAAGCACCAGGAGGAGAGCATCTTGAATGAGCAGAGGTACAGCGCCCACCTCCAGTGGGACATCCAGAGGAGGCAAGCTGAGCAgaggagggagcaggaggagaagcagaagcagagggcCTTGCTGCAGTGCCAGAGGATGTGGGAGACCAAGCAGGAGAAGCGGCGTTGCAAGCTGACTCAagaacagcaggaagctgccctgCTGAGGCAAAAGCAGAAGTtagagggggaggagaaatggcaAGAACTgatggagaagaaggagaaaattagAAGAGAGAAGCTGGAGAAGGCCGCCCTTGAAGACAAGCACAAGAAGCGTCACCAAGAGCACAACTTGAAGGCACaggaggagggcaagaaagaGGCCCTTGAACGAGAGGTGCAGCTGCTACAAGAGAAGATGTCCTTGGCTGCCCAGAAGAAGCTTAggaaggagcagctgctgctgagggAGAAGAAGCTGCTCAACGAAGCCGAGAAGCGGAAACATGAGGCCACCCTCAAAGAcctggccaggcagggggctgaGGAAAAGGCCCTGCTAAAGGCTTCCGTGGAAGGGAGCTTGAACAAGGCTCAAGAGAATTATGagcagctcattgagaagaggaACCAGGATTTGAGGGAGAAAGCAAGGCGGGAGGAAATGCAGTTTCAGAGGGTCAGggtagcagcagggaggagggaaagggatcAGAAGGAGCAcctggaggccatggccaaagCTACAGAGAGGAAACTCCAGCATGCTGCTCAAGTGGCTGAGGAGGTTGTCCAGCAGAAAGCCCGTAAAGTGGTCCAGAGCCGGCTAGAAAAGGAGAAGGTGCAGAAAGTGAACAAGAGGAAGGTAGAGCAGTGTGAAGATACCCGGCGCAGGGAGATCCTTCTCTCTATTGAGAAAAAGCTAGAACGGAGTGAACAGATTTGTAAGGAGAAGAAAAATGTCTTGGAAAATGCTAGGTCTGTTGCTCGGGCATCGTTCCATGTCCGGGAAAAGGTACGGGAAGAGATGAACCTGCGCACCTTTGACAAGATGGCCATGGAGGCAGAATTGCAGGCCAGCCTAGCTAAAAAATAAAAGGTCTTTCTATTTCAGGTTAAGCGAGGATATATCTTCTGATGCCCACTGTCAAAACTTCATCCCCTTTGTTTTTATATAAAAagaccttatttattatttgggGGGAGCACAAAAACTCTGGCAGCTACTTCATAGACCTTTTTCAACATGCTTTTGTTATACATATTCAAATATCTGTTTCATCCATCCCTGAACAGAAAAAAGGATGTATCCCATTCTTTACTGAACAGTTGTGTACAAGCAACAAAGCAGGGGCAAACATATTTTATACAGCTGAGTgctacagtaaaaaaaaaaaacttcctaAAAAGCCCTTTTCAGTTTTTCCTCCCCAGATAATCAAACAGGTTCATTGTTACATACCTAAAAATTAATGTGGATGGTGTTCATTTGGATCAGGCTGCAGCGTTGCATGCTGGAACTTGTAGTATCTTATACTATGTGTCCATATATAAGAAGAGTTTTATTTTATAGAATGCGATATAGTGTTTGGCCCATACAGTGCACTTTATCCATACTGTTGGAGACACTGagtcccataacaaattattttgACAAAAACACAGGTGAAATTCAGATTAGCCCTGATCACATGACACAAATACAATGTTCAAAAAccccaattaaaataaaattataaacaCTTTGAAGGTGTTTACAGACCTCTTCATTAATTTTGTGCAGACGGTTAAACTAAATTTGGGAATTATTGTTtataagaaacagaagaaagtacAGACTTTATAAACACTGTTGCCAGTACTATTGCAGGAATGACTGTACAAAAAATTATTGGAACTACCTTGAAAATGTTGTATCGTGTGGCATACAAGCATATTCTACTTGTGCCATACCTATTTTATTGGATTAAACTAGTTCAGACCAAAATGTTGAGTGTAAGGAGGGTTGTGTCTAATCAGCCAGCAGAAACTGAGActagggaagctcagcctgggttaggctgcctgtgagaactgctgggattgggataTGGGATTAGCATCTCCCAGCCCAGCTTTTTCGtccagctttttagcctggcttttaggtgaggttaagggaatgagtgctCCCTAAACAcaggcttcctgctcatgtgcaagctcgggctgcttccagcctggccgcacacagagatggatgcctagagtgcccatctcctgggaaaatcccccaatgcactgcgcttggtatgccatgcattgtgggatacctggaggccgggatgtGTTTTCCCggcttctggggggaaggtgagtgaaaGAAGTCCCGCCCCTagtcgtgtgaacgacctcactATGTCATATACTGAAGGGAAAATTTCTACTTATACAGAATTTTAATAGCAGCTAAACATAACCAACACTTGAAAGTAGCTGCAGAGAAAGGTTTATGAACATCCCAGAAATTGAATGCTAACATAATTTCTTAATATCAACAAACTGAACCAAGGCCTGATCAACATTATGTCCTTTATTAGTCTGTAGGTACTATTAATAGTCCACAGACAGAGAGACATATTTTGCAACAAATCAAATTTTGTAATATATTTACTCAGCAGGGGAACATGACATTTTAATGAACTAGGTATAATGGAATGAGTCTCTTAATAAAGCATAAGTGTGAAACACTTTCCCCCTGAGAAACAATCTATGCAGAAATCAGTTGCCACATTTATTTTCTGCTTAGTTGTTACTATCACTGCATCTGACTTAACAAGATAAACCTTTTGAGCTATTCCTTACAAAGAAACATCAAATGCTTGTTCCAAGGAGAAGACATGCTCCCCCGTCTGTGGTATTGTAACTGGCTATTATGAAAATGATGATGTCACAAACATAATAATGTCACTTTAAATGCAGGAGAAGCATTAGAGGCCTTTATAATTCTGTTTTTATGCAAATAGATACTATAACACAGAGTAGACCTATCAGGAGATAATGTGTGCCAGATGGGTTTTGTAATAGAATGCTTCTTGAAAGTTATCTCTGCGATAAGTAACATTTTACATAATTTTTCATGATAGTCACTGACACCCTAATAAAGTGTGCATGTAAAAAGGCTCTGCAGGGATGCTCCGGGAACTTGCGCACTATTCCTCCAGTTCTACACATGCACTGTTTCATCAGAGATCTAAGACTACTCAcattccagaagtgctctgtagcTAAGACTGGAAGCACATTGGTGACCCTCagtgacattttttttaaatcttacaAAGTGCTTCTGAGCAGGAATAGTGTTCAGAAGTAGTAACACTCTGATAAAGCAGCATACACataggaggatttggggggaattgCATGTgggctcctgggagtttttcacacctggcttttagtttacatctcctctggaatggagatgcgcattcacatatcagccaaatgtaTCCTAAAGCCCCTACGaggtatcagggagcacttcacacactattcgggtttttcattgcacagaGTATAGCTTGATTTATATACaaggtaaaaaaatccactttttgcacaggttttttttggcaactttgaactcacagtaaagcctcgtggaAAATCCACGataaagcctgctgcctgggaaagccCCTGGTGTATTCCCATGGAGCCtccttacacacacacttcaatagtcaggatgtcagccactaaatgtacccagaatgttgggggcaatatgctaaatcattgtaaaccgcttagagagctccggctataaagcggtatataaatgtaagtgctattgctattgctaaatggtaATTACAAACTGGCAAATGATAACCGCACTATGGAAGAGGGAGTAACAGACTGTGAAACCTTGCCAATGAAGAAAGAAGGTTTCCTGAGTGATTCATCTTATTTCATTTCTAGAGCTGGGATATTGTACAGGAAGAAGTCTAGAGGCATTTTTATACCGAGGCCTGCTGCTATGTAGATCTGAACAGATTTGTTAGgctaaattcaaacccttactaGGCTGGTGACCCTGTTTGTGAGGTGAAGAGTCAAATGTGTGTCCCTTGTCTCTACCACTCACATAACACACAACATGAAAGATGGGTGCTCCACATAGATGCACATAGTTATGTAATTTATGCATTTTTGGGAGGGGAAATAATTGCTTGACTTAGCCCCTGCATGGACTGAGGTGTCCTGCATGTGTTTAGAATCTCAAATGCCTAAATACAATGCCCTCAAAAACTCTAGGACTAGCATTCTGAAACATACAGAATGAGGCTActttagaaagaaaaaaaggggggggggaatccctggAGAAAAGATACATCCAGCTGTGTATAACATGTAGTTTGTCCTTAGGAGATCAATTTAGGAGTTTGGCATGCCGACAATGATAAGTTCATTCTTTGTAAAGAGACTGCAGGAGGTTCCTGTGGGAATAGCTTTAAATAATATGGAAATAATAGATGCAGGTGCCTTTCAGTGAGCCCAAATAGACTTTGCCTATAATAATTGATATCATTGTATGGTCTTATTAGTAGTAGTATGCAATTATACTACCTACTGGATGCACATTTTATACCTACCAGATCAACTTTTTGTTGATTCACattttgtattgtgtgtgtgtgtatacacacacacacacacacattatatatATAGTGCACGTATTGTTCACCACAGTAGCTGTGCCCATCCTCTATGAATGTAAACACTGAAGTGTGCCCTCTGGTTGTAGATTAGCAAAAGTCACTAAGGCCAACTATGTAAATATTTCAGCAATCATGGGCCATGCACTGTTGCAGAAAGGTGATGATGAGATAAGGGCATGGGCAGAATCTAGATGCAATCTTTatgcttttcaagggcagccccatgtagagagccTTACAGTAGTCAAATCTGACAATTACTAGAGCAGCACTGCCTGTGGAAGTAATTAGTCTGCCTGGATGTTTGGAGTGGAGTAACTCTTTACATCACATTAAAAGGACTTCAGTAgcaacaagtagggatgtgccaaaaagAGATTTGGCTGTCCGAAACGCCGGGACCTCCCTTGAaatttgagggcttacacagcccctttaaagtggaggaaagcaggtccgtACCAGTTGCAGCCATTGCCacaatcccagtgctccccccGCAGCTTTGCCTGTGTGCCAGCAGGCGCAcggcactggcatgcacatgacctctgtgcatgtgcctcCTGAACCTGGCACCAACCCGCCCATAATGTGCTTGCAGCAGAGAAAGTGAGGGGGTTAAGACATGGCTAGGACCTGAACAGCTATCTTAGGCACACCTAAGGCACAGCCATGTAagatttttgaatttttatttgaaGCACGGACCCCCATGTCATATTACAAATTGCTTTGGAAAGTTCCCTTAGTTTTAAAAGTGGTGTGCATATGACAAAGAGAGCTTCTGTTTGAGaaggacttgaactggactgggcatgttcagttttgtgcatcaTGGGGGTTCACGACCACGCataggcccattgggcatgcgtgaTGGCCTCCGGAATGGCTGCCGCAATGGAGGGTAGGCCTGGAACAGACCTAAGAGCACCTGAACCGGGTGATTTGGACATTAATGGAGATTgatagggggaggggaaacctccagaaACCCCCACACAGCCTTGGAGAGGCcccccagagcagcagcaagttatatttctaatttaaaaaacaaaaacaaaacttggaACCCCCCGAACAGGCCGAGGGTGGTGGGTTCAGTTCGATATCAAATCaaatcgaacctgtttgcacgtccttcgtctgactcagtttaaggcaacttcttatgttcctatgaaactatTGGAActccatcatcatcaacaacaacaaatatttatataccgcttttcaacaaaagtttccaaagcggtttacacagagaaataataaataagattgatccctgttcccaaagggctcacaatctaaaaataaacataagatagaaaccagcacaGTCACTGagggtactatgctgggggtggtcTCAAAGTGTCTCGTGACTCTGTTTCCTCCCCACAATGTCTGGCAAAAAAGCAGCGTATGGAagatggccccaccccctgcatctgccatcagatgcaggggacgtggtctccctcccaaatggggccatgtggccccgtttggaagggagatcggcccgcgctgcgttgggcagcgtggcCTGGAGCTGTTCCGGCTGTGCTATCAATGCCAagcgggctgatctctctcctaaacagggctgcgtggccccatttgggagggagatcgatcggccccgctgcattggcagcaagaccaggagctgctctccctgcctttaaggcagggagagtcagtctggctgtgctgccaacacagcgcggGCTGATTTCACCTCCAatggggttgtgcagccctgtttgggaccgaaagAAAGCCCCCGTGTCTGAAGTCAGACACGGGGCATGTATGGGGCCGCACTTGCAGCCCCTGATCAGTggcggcccatgttctttgaacccgttctcccaatagtggctccgcccctgggcaaAAGCTGTCTATCCTAGTTGAAGTGCACCTTGAAGTGCACCTTGAAGTGCAACTGGGGCTCAAAAATACAAAGTTTGAGAAATTCCTGGGTTACAAGAACTTCAAAACTCCACTGCTACTCAGTGTTATCACTGATTCATGTTCATCAGCAACAtgtgaaaggaaggaaagaggaaaaggtCACCACCCTAACATGTATCAGCAGCTACATTTGGACTCCATACACAAAGATATTGTTGGATTGTTGATGTTCCTAAGCCTTTGTGTGATGCAGATTTTTGTGCCATATGGCTACATAGACTCAAA encodes:
- the CCDC177 gene encoding coiled-coil domain-containing protein 177; its protein translation is MVDPVADTSEENCTDSGDAEAGGEEAPAAAAAAATPATTAAAASPAAGAAAQPPAAPPVEESGKLREESPMLHLDLYNFDCPEAEGSRYVLTSPRSLEACARCAVKPVELLPRLLSELVKEAPGRSMRVAAGLYEVYEMDRQRKLQQCREERERIIREEKRRLFTPLLIGSLPSSPASRISFKSTVVNGSCTPAGQPNAGCPPPHSGTRTKKSYSLDSLQKRREGLSTKTSSDSGASSSFSGDSFRDKWPKELPSTRTVATMVGRSFSLGDLCHSPQTTKKVERIVKEVKKKKGLKVVSERDRKIAALMIAKHQEESILNEQRYSAHLQWDIQRRQAEQRREQEEKQKQRALLQCQRMWETKQEKRRCKLTQEQQEAALLRQKQKLEGEEKWQELMEKKEKIRREKLEKAALEDKHKKRHQEHNLKAQEEGKKEALEREVQLLQEKMSLAAQKKLRKEQLLLREKKLLNEAEKRKHEATLKDLARQGAEEKALLKASVEGSLNKAQENYEQLIEKRNQDLREKARREEMQFQRVRVAAGRRERDQKEHLEAMAKATERKLQHAAQVAEEVVQQKARKVVQSRLEKEKVQKVNKRKVEQCEDTRRREILLSIEKKLERSEQICKEKKNVLENARSVARASFHVREKVREEMNLRTFDKMAMEAELQASLAKK